A single window of Microbispora hainanensis DNA harbors:
- a CDS encoding LysR family transcriptional regulator, whose product MFDTDALVLLDVVARTGSFTAAAIQLNYTQSAVSRRIASLEAQAGGPLFARLPRGVRLTPAGRTLHRYAREVLERLGRAGEELAAIHKGSGGRLRVGAFATANAVLVPAALRELRASRPEVSVSMVEGLSTALMDGLGRAEIDIAVVSDYPSGLGAGPEVEVTRLMEDELLVALPADHPQAGKDRVDLRDLRDESWIEGAPPGTVTMLGAACARAGFAPRVDLRIGEWTGKLGYVAAGLGVTLVPAMAAPAVRGDVALRSLGEFAPRRTVYAALPRTAPLPAARALLGLLARGAA is encoded by the coding sequence ATGTTCGACACCGACGCGCTTGTGCTGCTCGACGTCGTGGCCCGTACGGGATCGTTCACGGCCGCCGCGATACAGCTCAACTACACCCAGTCGGCCGTGTCCCGGCGCATCGCGTCCCTGGAGGCCCAGGCGGGCGGCCCGCTGTTCGCACGGCTGCCGCGAGGCGTGCGGCTGACGCCCGCGGGCCGCACGCTCCACCGTTACGCCCGCGAGGTGCTGGAGCGGCTCGGCCGGGCGGGGGAGGAGCTCGCCGCCATCCACAAGGGCAGCGGCGGGCGGCTGCGGGTCGGCGCGTTCGCCACGGCCAACGCCGTGCTGGTCCCCGCCGCTCTGCGCGAGCTGCGGGCCTCCCGCCCGGAGGTGTCGGTCAGCATGGTGGAGGGCCTGAGCACCGCGCTCATGGACGGGCTCGGCCGCGCGGAGATCGACATCGCGGTCGTGAGCGACTACCCCTCCGGGCTGGGCGCGGGTCCCGAGGTCGAGGTCACCCGCCTGATGGAGGACGAGCTGCTCGTCGCCCTCCCCGCCGACCACCCGCAGGCCGGGAAAGACCGGGTGGACCTGCGCGACCTGCGCGACGAGAGCTGGATCGAGGGCGCCCCTCCCGGCACCGTGACCATGCTCGGCGCCGCCTGCGCCCGGGCCGGCTTCGCTCCGAGGGTCGACCTCCGGATCGGGGAGTGGACCGGCAAGCTCGGCTACGTGGCCGCCGGGCTCGGGGTCACGCTGGTGCCCGCCATGGCCGCGCCCGCCGTACGCGGGGACGTGGCGCTGCGGTCGCTCGGCGAGTTCGCGCCGCGCCGCACCGTTTACGCGGCCCTGCCGCGTACGGCTCCGCTCCCCGCCGCCCGCGCGCTGCTCGGCCTGCTGGCCCGCGGAGCGGCCTGA
- a CDS encoding NAD(P)-dependent oxidoreductase, whose product MIAFLGLGRMGVPMAGRLVAAGHKVTVWNRTPRDVPGAEAAPSAAEAATGADIVITMLSDPDAVSEVVRAALPGLRPGSVLVEMSTIGPDAVRSLSGLLPEGVGLVDAPVLGSVGPAAEGTLVVLAGGRPADLARVSDVLRVFGTVHEAGGPGSGAATKLAVMSALVTAQVGLAETMAYADELGVGRTALLDVLGATPLAGLAERLRPVAESGPFETRYALGLAAKDLRLATEGPGMHQTVTAAARDLLAGAVAAGLAGHDLTAVVPFAASRAAEAPGGSGTSGRS is encoded by the coding sequence ATGATTGCTTTTCTTGGTTTGGGGCGTATGGGTGTCCCGATGGCCGGCCGCCTCGTCGCGGCCGGTCACAAGGTGACCGTGTGGAACCGTACGCCACGGGACGTGCCGGGCGCCGAGGCGGCCCCCTCCGCCGCAGAGGCCGCCACCGGAGCGGACATCGTGATCACCATGCTGAGCGATCCGGACGCGGTGTCCGAGGTCGTGCGGGCGGCGCTGCCGGGGCTGCGGCCGGGGTCGGTGCTGGTGGAGATGTCCACGATCGGGCCCGACGCGGTGCGGAGCCTGAGCGGCCTGCTGCCCGAGGGCGTGGGCCTGGTCGACGCCCCCGTGCTCGGCAGCGTGGGCCCGGCCGCCGAGGGAACGCTGGTCGTGCTCGCCGGGGGCCGCCCGGCGGACCTCGCCCGGGTGTCGGACGTGCTGCGCGTCTTCGGGACGGTCCACGAGGCGGGCGGGCCGGGATCGGGCGCCGCGACCAAGCTCGCCGTGATGAGCGCGCTGGTGACCGCCCAGGTGGGGCTGGCGGAGACGATGGCCTACGCGGACGAGCTCGGAGTCGGCCGCACCGCGCTCCTCGACGTCCTCGGGGCGACGCCGCTGGCGGGGCTCGCGGAGCGGCTGCGGCCGGTGGCCGAGTCGGGCCCGTTCGAGACGAGGTACGCCCTCGGCCTGGCCGCCAAGGACCTGCGGCTGGCCACCGAGGGGCCGGGGATGCACCAGACGGTGACCGCCGCCGCCCGTGACCTGCTCGCGGGGGCGGTCGCGGCCGGGCTGGCGGGGCACGACCTCACCGCGGTCGTCCCGTTCGCGGCCTCCCGGGCGGCGGAAGCCCCCGGCGGTTCCGGCACATCAGGACGTTCCTGA